ACGCTCATGCATACACTCCTATCAGGGTGGTCTGATGAACTGCCGCTACATCATCCTGCTCGGCGGAAGATTGAACCGGAATGCTGACTACATGCCGCAGCTGGACACGCTCCTGCGCGCTGCGGGAATGACCTGCAAGCTTGAATCAGCGTCGGTCAGGGTCTTTGCTTCCACAGATGCCCCTACCCTTGCAATACCCGGGCACGGTCTGCTTATTGGCCAGGTTTTCACCAAAGACGGCCAGCCCATCTCACAACCTCTGGATATCGATGGTTCGGCGCGCGAACTCGCCAGTCACCTGCTGCAAGACACTTGGGGCAACTATCTCGCCATTTTTTGCGACCGCGACAATATCCCGGCGATCACTCTGCTACGCGACCCTTCTGGCGCTGTGCCATGCGTCTATTCGCTCGCCGATGGCGAAGGCTTCATTACATCGGACATCGGCCTTGCAGTCGACCTGGGACTCTATCGCAGGGAGGTAAACTGGCAGGCCATCGCACACGGCCTCACTTTTCCCTACCTCAAGACGACGCGTACGGCACTGCAGCGCGTCAGTGAATTGCTTCCAGGCGGCGTGCTGACTTACCTGGGAAGGGATGTTTCGGTTCGCTCCGCATGGTCGCCCTGGCGCTTCGTGGAAAGGGGCGTCCGGCACGAGGATCCTCGTGTGGCCGCCGAAGATGTCCGAGTTGCCGTATCCAGTGCGGCCAAGGCTTTAGCCGCGGGTGGCAATAGGTTTTTGGTCGAGCTGTCGGGTGGGCTGGACTCATCCATCGTTGCCACGTGCCTGCGCCATGCTTCGCTGCGCGCCACCTTTTGCACGCTTGTCATGCCCGTAGCCGGGACCGACGAGCGCCCATATGCCCGGTTGGTAACGGAGGCATTGGGACAGGAACTCTTCTCGGTGGAAGTCGGGTTCGACAATGTCCACCTCGAATTTCCCGTGCCCCGCTCTTCCGTCTTGCCCGCGATCGGAATGCTACAACGCGTCA
This genomic stretch from Rhodanobacter thiooxydans harbors:
- a CDS encoding asparagine synthase-related protein; translated protein: MNCRYIILLGGRLNRNADYMPQLDTLLRAAGMTCKLESASVRVFASTDAPTLAIPGHGLLIGQVFTKDGQPISQPLDIDGSARELASHLLQDTWGNYLAIFCDRDNIPAITLLRDPSGAVPCVYSLADGEGFITSDIGLAVDLGLYRREVNWQAIAHGLTFPYLKTTRTALQRVSELLPGGVLTYLGRDVSVRSAWSPWRFVERGVRHEDPRVAAEDVRVAVSSAAKALAAGGNRFLVELSGGLDSSIVATCLRHASLRATFCTLVMPVAGTDERPYARLVTEALGQELFSVEVGFDNVHLEFPVPRSSVLPAIGMLQRVINEAWEAAGNRYGVEDFFSGAGGDTVFCYLRTAAPAADAFRERGVMAGITAIADLAALHRCTVFKAGRLTLKKVLRRPRATWKEDHTLLNPACAATTSEHHPWMDAPPGALPGDHEKIHDLIGNQLFRDAGPRSPERSMHFPLLSQPVMEACLKVPTWMWIADGQNRAIARQAFADRLPQAILDRRSKGSYTGHMAGVYTRNKLKIREFLEEGQLCTHGLLDRPALANFFAKDLASRDLSFLRIFDLCTAENWTRQQGHDPS